One Polaribacter reichenbachii genomic window, ACAAGGAGAAATAGAAATTACTTCATGGCCAGCAGCTTCGTAATATTTAATTGTTGCTGCTATATTAGCTGCCCACGTAACTGGATTATAATTACCTGGAGTTCCAAAGCTAGGGTCTACAGAAAAACGAATACTATTCATCGTTAATTTCATAGGTCTATTTAAAAGGGCTATATAACCTAGTCTTTTATCAATAGCTTCTTTAATACGAGGATGAAGTTCTCCATTTACTAAAGGCTCTTCTGTAAAGTAAGAAACCCTTACTACATCTACATTTTCTGGATCCATAAAAGCCATACCTCTTTTAAAGTTTGCTAAATCAGGCCATGCTGTATCTATACCCCAAACTAAATTTTTAGATTCACCTGTAGAGTTTGTATCAAAAAGCAATGTTCTATCTGCTTCTGGCTGCACTATAAAATTTGTGCTTGTACTTGTTTGAGCATTTATTTTAGAAAATGCTAATGCCAATAGGAGAAAGCTTCCTTTTAGCAGCTTATTTGTATTCATATGTTTATTTTTGTTTGTGCTTATAACATTTGTGGGTTGAGATGGTATAACTTTTAGTTTATACTAATTAATGTTTTACTATAATTTTTCTAATGGATATTTGTTGGTTGTTATTTAATTTTAAAATATAAACACCAGAAGGTATATTTGAAACATTCAATTCTGCATTTTTAATATTGATGAATTTTTTACTCAATAGTAGCCTTCCATTAATATTAAATAGCTCAATATTAGCTGAAGTTTTATTATTTTCATTGTTATAATATTTAATATTTAATAGATTATTTACTGGCATTGGCCAAATAGAAAATCTTTCTGTACAATCTCCATTACAGTCTTCTATAGAGATTTTTTTATTTTTGGTAGCATTTCTAGAAGCTACATTATTTAATTGTTCAAGCACTTCAAAAGTGGCATCATTTCTGTACACATTACTATCAGTATAATTAGAAATTCTTAAATTATAATTTTGATGTCTAATGAAATAGTTAGGCCAATCCTTTGATTCAAAAGATACTAAATCACTGTCAGCTAAGCCTTCTCTTGGGTAAAAAGTGGCCGTGTTTTTAAATGCTTCATAATCTTGATCATCACCAGATCTTAATTTCAAAATAAAATTTTGGTGAGAAAGATAATATCCAGGGGCATCTACCGATTCAAATGAAACTCCATTTTCATCTGCCAAACCTTTAACAATATTAAACTGTGCATTTAATTTATTACTTACAAAAGGACTATCTGCATTATATTCAATTTTAGAGCCTCCATTAATACTTGTATGTGTAATATAATAATCAGGAAAATTAAAAGATCTAAAAGCTTTAATTCCTTCAGATACAATTACAGGATTAGAAATATTAGCTATTTCTTCTGGAGCTAAACTATAATTATAAATCTTAAAATCATCAATACGACCATTTAATAATGGATCGTTATAATGGCTTTTACCTATGTAATTTAATGTTGGTTTAAAATCTAGAGGACTTGCAGTTACTGTGGTAGATTCATCTACTAATACACCATTTATATACAAGCTACCTCCAGTAGCTCCTAATGTAACTGCTACATGCGACCATTCTCCAATAGCTAAAGGAGCAGAAGCATTTAAATTCTGCTGTCCATTACCATTATTAATACCAAAACGTAAATTTCCTGTACTTCCGGCCATTGGTGTCATATATATAAATTGACTTTGATTATTACCAAAATCAAAAATACGTTGCCAAGCATTTCCGCCATTCCAATAAATCCAAGTAGAAATTGTAATCTCTTGTAAATTTGCTACATCTGCTGGTAATTGTAAAAAAGTATCTGAACCATTTAATACTATAGAATTTAAATCTGCTTTACCTGTATCAAATGAAATATTTCCAGTGGATGCACTATGGTTTAAGTTTACTGAAGAGTCTAAAGTATTTTGTTCGAATTGAAGGTGTGTAACAAGCCCATTAGCCCCAGTTGCAGTTGCAGAAACTTCGCTTGTATACGAAGAACTATTTAAAGAATTATCTACCGCTTTTATTTTATAAAAATAAGTTGCATCATTTGTTGTATTATCTACAAAAGATGTTGTTGTTATGTACCTAGCAATAGTACTATACTCTCCAGTAGTAGATTCTGCTCTAAAAATAGTATAACCAGCAACGTCAGAGTCTGGACTTGCTGTCCAGTCTAGTTGAATAGATTCTGAATTTGCAGTAGCCACAAGATTAGTTGGAGCGCTTGGTGCATTAAATTCTACAGGAGCATTAGTTGGAAGAAAACGCCATTGTTGATTTGTATTGCCTGTTTTTTCCCATTGACGAATATTTGCACTTTCTGATGTTGAAGCAGCATCTAAATATTTTCCACTCTGACGACTTCCAATATAAAACCATCCATCTTCTGCATATTCGAGATACCATTGTCTGTTAAAACCATCACTATTGGCATAAGAAATTACGTTTCCATCATTCTCAAGAGTAGAACCATCTACCGCTATTTTTTTATCAGTATTGCTACCTAAGCCTATTTTGTAAAAAGTAAAATCTCCTCCAATTGTAGATGGAACACGCGTCATTTCCCATTGTTGATATGTTTGCCCTGCATCTGTACCTAATTCTAGGTTAGCACCATCATTAGCAGATCCATTAGCAACTTGAATAACTTTTCCACTTTCGCGATTTACTAATTTATACATACCACTAATTGCAGGTTGTATATCATCTCCCCATTGAATATTAATTACTCTTTCTGCATTTGGTTGATTCTCTAAATATCCTGTACCTCCAGTTATTTCCATTACATATTCACGTTGAGGTCCATATCCATCATAATAAACAGGTCGATCTTTTGATCTAAACTTATACGTTGTTGTTGTAGCTTGTCTTTCTGAAGCCCCAATAAAAGCTTGTACCTTACCTTCTAAGTTTTTATATACAGCCGCAGATGTCCAATTAGAACGATGTTCTGAATAGCCTAACTTTACACCTTCTGATGCTCTTACAAATTCTCCTCCAGCATATTCTGGTGTTCCCCACCAAATACCCATTTGCATACCATGCTCTAAACCAACTATCGATTCTATTACATTATGTACTTCATCATTACTTGCATAGTTTCCATCTGCTCTAACTGTTTGAAAAAATGTTGCATAGTTATTAAAAGACCCAGCTAATTGATGTGTATTACCTTCATCAAGAGTTGCTTTTAAGTAATTGTACCAAGGTAAAGCCTGATCTGTATTTAGTGTACTTGAAGAAATTCTAATTCCATCAAGTTCAGGTAATGTGCGTAACTCTTGGTTTAAAGCAGCATTAAATGGCATATCTCCATTTCCGTAGTCAGTACCAAGATCACATTCGTTACAAGGAGAAATAGAAATTACTTCATGGCCTGCTGCCTCATAATAGTTTATGGTAGCAGCAATGTTTGCAGCCCATGTTACAGGATTATAATTACCATCTGTGCCATAACTAGGATCAACAGAATTTCTTACACTATTCATTGTAAGTTGCATTGGTCTTCCAAATAAATCTATATATCCTAAACGTTTATCTATTAAAACTTTAATGTCTGGATGAAGTTCTCCATTAACCAAAGGTTGATGTGTAAAATAAGATACACGAACAACATCAACATTGTCTGCTCCCATAAAAGCAATTCCTCTTTTCATATTCTCCAAACTAGCCCAAGCCGTATCTAAACCCCAAACTAGTGTTTTGGTTTCTCCAGTTGCATTTACATCGTAAACAACGGTTCTATTAGTATTGGGTTGTATTACTAGATTATCACTGGTACTAGATTGGGCATTGATATTTGTAAATACAATAAGAATTAAAAAATTTAGAAATAAGATAGATTTTTTCATAATTTAAATATTTGATTTAGTTTTTAGCAGCTATTTTTAAAATAGACTCAACAAATCAACATAAAAAATTTAGTGCCTCTAAGGGAAAAATTGGCTAAAACTAGGTCAAATAATAACTATTTTAATATATTCTTATTTTTTTCTGTTAAAAACCATTGCATTGATATTTTTTTGTGGTATAAAATTGGTTTTTGATAAAAAAAATCAAGCAATACTGATTTTATTAACCAAAAACTAATTCTTACTCTTAAACTATAAAAATGATTGTTCGCAACGTGTTTTTAATTCGTTAATAAAAACTTAGTTTACTGGTTTAATTCCGGTAATAGTTGGTTTTACAGTAATTATACTACCATCTGAATTAAATTCTAATTTATCAATACAAACTTCTCTATTAAAACCTGCTGCAGAACCCATTGTAATACCATTTGGACGATTAAAACGATGATAAACAATATGCCAAACATCTGTATCTGGTGTCTGTATTACACTGTTATGGCCCGTACCGTAAATACCCATTTCTGGTTTCTTTTCTATTACAATGTTGTTTTCAGGAATGTTTAATTTACCTGTTGGTGAGTTTGAAGTAGCATATCTTACTCTATAATTAGGGCTTCTAGTATCGTCTTCAGACCATAAGAAATAGTACTTTCCTTTTCTATAAAAAATTTCTGCTCCTTCTCTAAAAGTTCTATCTGGGGTCATAATTTTTATGGTGTTCTTTTTTATTGAAACCATATCTTTATTTAGCTCTGCACAAGCCATATAACCATTACCCCAGTACAAATAACTTTTTCCAGAAACAGGATCTGTAAATACATCTGGGTCTATTTCTTGTCCTCCTTTAATTCCTTTAGGTCTTTCTGCAATTAATGGTTTCCCTGAATCTACAAAAGGTCCTGTTGGATTGTCTGAAACTGCAACACCTATTTTTTGTGCTGCTGTAAAGTAGTAGAAGTACTTGTACTCTCCATTAATTTTCTTTTCTATTGCAGTTGGTGCCCAAGCATTTCTATTAGCCCAACTAACGTCTTTTTTTAAATCTACAATTACGCCTTCATCTGTCCAGTTTACTAAATCTGGCGAAGAAAATGTTTTAAAATATGTACCAGACCAACCTGTAAAACCATCGCTTGTTGGGTACAAATAGTATTTGTTTGTTTTATGAGAATAAATAATTTCTGGATCTGCGTAAAAACCATTTAAAACAGGATTATTGTCTTGCTGAGCAGATACTTTATAGCTTTTAGTTTTTTCTCCCATACTAAAACTATAGGTTACAGGACCGTTAAAAAAATCTTGCGCACCTTCTGGAGAAGCAGTTATTCCTGGTGTTAATTGAAATTCTGGATTTAAACTTTTTAAATCTGTGTCTAAATTAACAGGAAGATAAATTGTATTATTTTTATCGTCTACAACTACATTATTCTTTTTAATATCTTTTGAATTGTAAGACACAAAAGCACTTTTACCTATATTTCCCCATTTATTAAGAAGTGATAATTCTTCTTCTTTTGTAATTGGAATTACAGTACCATGTCTTGGGTGAAAATTCATTGATATTTTATCATCAACAACAGCAAAACTTTTTAAATCTTTACTTTTTGTAAATTGATATTTTCCTGAAGAATACATATCATACATCAAAATATACTCATCAGAATCTATTAATTTAAAAATACTAGAACCTTCTACTGGTTTTTTGGTAACATTCATAAAACCTTCTAACTCTTCATAACCAGAGGTTAAATTATCAGAAACAGCCTGCATAATTCCTTTTTTAGAGGCATCTTCATTCTTAAAAAATAAATGATATTTACCATCTTTATAAATAATATCTCCATCTATACATGCAGCATTACTTGGACTAAAATACAACTGTTTTGGTGTAGTTGCTAATGCTGTAAAATCTTCATTTGCATAAGCATAATAGATAATATCTGGCCCTTTATCTCCTAACATAGACCAATAAATCATATATTGTTTTGTCTCCTTATCATAAATTGTTTGTGGCGCCCAAACACGTTTTACGTCTCCAAACTCTTCTGGGTATGTTTCTGGAATATTAATAATTGAAGAAGTCCAATTAATTAAATCTGTAGATTTCATTAAAATCATAGCATAATTATTCCAGCCTTGTTCTGTTACATACAAGTCTGTAATTACCATATAAAATGTTTTACCATCTTCACCTCTTAAAATATGAGGATCTCTAACTCCACCAGAAGAGCTAATTTTTTTAGAATCTATAATTGGTTCATTGTTATTTAATGCATAATAGTTATAGCCATCTTTACTTAATGCATATCTTACTGCTTCTTCACCAGGGCCATTCCCTGTAAAATAAGTAAATAAATAACCACTATACTCTTTATTATTAGATGTAGTACTGCAAGCTGCAATAAATAGTATAGCACAACAAACACTTAGTAGTCTAATTTTTTTTATCAGATTTAGTTTCATTTTATTATTTTTTTTTAATTTAATTTTATAGTTATTTTTTTTCCTCTATAATTAACAGTTTTATCAAATATTTCAGGTTTATTATTACCTGTACCTTTTTTATCTGTTACTAAAACTATATTGAATTTCATTTTTTTAAGCATTCCAGAAAAACTACCTTCTCTGCTATGAATAGTTAATTTTTGTTTTTTGTCATTCCAATCTAATTTAATAGTTGCAAAAGACCCTTTTTCATAATTATAATTATCATGCTCATCATCATATAAAGTAAAAGTTGCATCCGCCCCAGGATAAACTCTAAGTGTTATTGGTCCTTTTTTCTCGTCTGCATATTGTACTTTTGGTCCTAAAGGAATTATTGATCCTGCTTTTACGTAAAGTGGTAAAATATCTATTGGTACTTCTCTATTAATCGTTTCTCCTCCTTTTTTTACTTCTCCTGTCCAGAAATCAATCCAGTTTGAACCTTTAGGAAGATAAACTTGAGTTGTTTTAACTTGGCTAAAGTCTTCTCCTTCTCCAAAATATTTATTTCCTTCTTTCTTGTATTTAACATACATTGGTTCTGTTACAGGGCAAACTAAAATATTTTTACCAAACATAAATTGATTGTCTATGTCTAA contains:
- a CDS encoding AbfB domain-containing protein; amino-acid sequence: MKKSILFLNFLILIVFTNINAQSSTSDNLVIQPNTNRTVVYDVNATGETKTLVWGLDTAWASLENMKRGIAFMGADNVDVVRVSYFTHQPLVNGELHPDIKVLIDKRLGYIDLFGRPMQLTMNSVRNSVDPSYGTDGNYNPVTWAANIAATINYYEAAGHEVISISPCNECDLGTDYGNGDMPFNAALNQELRTLPELDGIRISSSTLNTDQALPWYNYLKATLDEGNTHQLAGSFNNYATFFQTVRADGNYASNDEVHNVIESIVGLEHGMQMGIWWGTPEYAGGEFVRASEGVKLGYSEHRSNWTSAAVYKNLEGKVQAFIGASERQATTTTYKFRSKDRPVYYDGYGPQREYVMEITGGTGYLENQPNAERVINIQWGDDIQPAISGMYKLVNRESGKVIQVANGSANDGANLELGTDAGQTYQQWEMTRVPSTIGGDFTFYKIGLGSNTDKKIAVDGSTLENDGNVISYANSDGFNRQWYLEYAEDGWFYIGSRQSGKYLDAASTSESANIRQWEKTGNTNQQWRFLPTNAPVEFNAPSAPTNLVATANSESIQLDWTASPDSDVAGYTIFRAESTTGEYSTIARYITTTSFVDNTTNDATYFYKIKAVDNSLNSSSYTSEVSATATGANGLVTHLQFEQNTLDSSVNLNHSASTGNISFDTGKADLNSIVLNGSDTFLQLPADVANLQEITISTWIYWNGGNAWQRIFDFGNNQSQFIYMTPMAGSTGNLRFGINNGNGQQNLNASAPLAIGEWSHVAVTLGATGGSLYINGVLVDESTTVTASPLDFKPTLNYIGKSHYNDPLLNGRIDDFKIYNYSLAPEEIANISNPVIVSEGIKAFRSFNFPDYYITHTSINGGSKIEYNADSPFVSNKLNAQFNIVKGLADENGVSFESVDAPGYYLSHQNFILKLRSGDDQDYEAFKNTATFYPREGLADSDLVSFESKDWPNYFIRHQNYNLRISNYTDSNVYRNDATFEVLEQLNNVASRNATKNKKISIEDCNGDCTERFSIWPMPVNNLLNIKYYNNENNKTSANIELFNINGRLLLSKKFINIKNAELNVSNIPSGVYILKLNNNQQISIRKIIVKH
- a CDS encoding family 43 glycosylhydrolase, with the translated sequence MKLNLIKKIRLLSVCCAILFIAACSTTSNNKEYSGYLFTYFTGNGPGEEAVRYALSKDGYNYYALNNNEPIIDSKKISSSGGVRDPHILRGEDGKTFYMVITDLYVTEQGWNNYAMILMKSTDLINWTSSIINIPETYPEEFGDVKRVWAPQTIYDKETKQYMIYWSMLGDKGPDIIYYAYANEDFTALATTPKQLYFSPSNAACIDGDIIYKDGKYHLFFKNEDASKKGIMQAVSDNLTSGYEELEGFMNVTKKPVEGSSIFKLIDSDEYILMYDMYSSGKYQFTKSKDLKSFAVVDDKISMNFHPRHGTVIPITKEEELSLLNKWGNIGKSAFVSYNSKDIKKNNVVVDDKNNTIYLPVNLDTDLKSLNPEFQLTPGITASPEGAQDFFNGPVTYSFSMGEKTKSYKVSAQQDNNPVLNGFYADPEIIYSHKTNKYYLYPTSDGFTGWSGTYFKTFSSPDLVNWTDEGVIVDLKKDVSWANRNAWAPTAIEKKINGEYKYFYYFTAAQKIGVAVSDNPTGPFVDSGKPLIAERPKGIKGGQEIDPDVFTDPVSGKSYLYWGNGYMACAELNKDMVSIKKNTIKIMTPDRTFREGAEIFYRKGKYYFLWSEDDTRSPNYRVRYATSNSPTGKLNIPENNIVIEKKPEMGIYGTGHNSVIQTPDTDVWHIVYHRFNRPNGITMGSAAGFNREVCIDKLEFNSDGSIITVKPTITGIKPVN